GAACAGCTCTTCGATGTCCTCTCCCAGTTCCTGCACCCACTCGCGGCTGAAGGCGCCCTTGCAGCCGATGATGCCGTCGCCGTACAGGCCGCCCATGATGGCGGCCACGTCGAACTGGGCCTGCGTGGGCTGCGGCGCGGGCGGGGCGAGGATCGTCTCGGTCACAGGTTCCTCCGGGATCGCGGGGCTGGAGATAGAGGTTGGATGGAAACTGGTCCCGCGCCGCCGCGCGCGCAATCGGCGCGTGGTCAGGGATCTTGAGACTGCACCGTGAGGCCGCCGTTGCGCAGGTCCAGGCGCATGGACGTGCGGATGACCTCGCTGGGACCGGCGGATGGAGACGGGAGCGTGTGGCGCGTGAACGTCACCACGTGCGGGCCGTGCCACACCGGGTCCGATGCGCCCCATCTGGTGCCCCCGTCCAGCCCCCACTCCAGTTCCAGGTGCGTGTCCGTAACGCGCCAGACCCGGATGTGGTTGGGAGTGTACCCCGCGATCAGGTCCATCGACGCGGTGGCGACCCGCCGCCCGCCGGGAGCCACGGCCGGAAAGCCGTGCACGTCCGTTGTCGCGCCGGTCTGCTCGTGAAGCAGCAGCACGCTCCCGCCTTCGTAATACCTAACCTCCACGACGTGGTGGCGGATGGAGGGCAGGTATCCGGCGTAGACGTATCGCTTCGCGCTGCCGCCGTCCGAGGTGTCGTTCACGAGAGCAGTCGTCTCCCCGTTGCCCAGGCGAAACGTCAGCCGCATTCCCCGGCGCTGCACGCGGCCACCGGAACCCGCGATTTCGCGGGCCTCTACCTGGGCCATGCAGGCCCGCCGATCGTCCCCGCTGCAGCGCGCGAATGGGTCGTGGACAGCCGACTGCTCGTCCAGCGGCTCCGGACGAGCGCAGGCCGCCAGGAGGAGAATGGCGATGATCGACAGCGTGGCGCGCATCGTTCGATGAATGGGGCTTAGCTCCGCTTCCGCAGGCACCAGGTGGTCATCGCCCGCAGGTTCTGCACGTTCGTGGTCTTGATCGGCTCCGCGAGGGTCGCTCCGAGGGATTCGGTGCGGGCGAGCAGTCCGGCTTCGTTCATCAGGAACCTCTCGCTTCCGTCCGGCAGGCGATAGCGGCCCGGCGACGAGGACGGGAGCCTTAACTCCAGTCCGATGCTGGTCGCCAGGCGTGCGAAGAAGAGGCCGTCCGGGCGCAGCACCCGCCACATCTCGTGCAGCATCGCGTCGAAGTGCTGCTCGTCGCGGGCGAAGTGCAGCACCGCGCTGCTGATCACCGCGTCCATCCGCTCGTCCTCGTACGGGAGCGCGTCTACGGGGGCCGCCTGGAAGTTCTCCTCGGGAAGACGGGGCGCCAGCTCCGCCGCGAGCAGCCGCACGCGGCCGACGATGAACGGGTCCTGGTCGATCCCGAACACCTCGAACCCGCCGCGAAGGAACGGCACCAGGTTGCGCCCGGCGCCGCATCCCGCGTCCAGCACCGTACGAGCCGAATCGAACGCGCCCTTCAGCAGCTGGTCGAACAGGTAGATGTCGATGTCGCCCAGCGCCGCGCGCAACGTGGCGGAAGGCGGCGTGCCCGCGGCGACGATCGTCATCGGGCGGTCAGCGACTGCGAGCCGGTCCATCGCTCGCCCGGCGCCACGTAGACGGGCGACCCGGCCGCGGCCGCCTCGATGCAGAGCATCCGCAGATGCCCGTCCGGCTCCATGTCGGCGAGCTTCGCAGCGGCTTCCGCGCCTGGGTTCCAGACCACGACGTCGGCAAAGCCGGTGGATGCCACCTCGAGGGTTCGCCCGCCTTCCTGCAGTTCGACCGTCCGTGGCGCATTCAGGTAGACGCGATCCACCTCGCCCTCGATCCGGAGCTCCCGCTCGCGGTCCTCCGGCTCCGTTTCGCCCGCGGCCTTGTCGCGGTAGCGCGTTCCCTGCAGCCCCACGACCGCCGCCTCGCGCACGTCCTCCACGCGGAGATACGTGTGCAGCGCGGCCGTGAACGAGAACGGGTCCGATCCCGTGTTCGTGACGGCGAACTCCATCGAGATCGCCGCCCCCGCCACACGGACGGTCAGCTCCGCGACGAACGCGTGCGGCCAGATCGCCTGCGTCTCCGCCGAGTCGGTCAGGC
This Longimicrobium sp. DNA region includes the following protein-coding sequences:
- a CDS encoding D-hexose-6-phosphate mutarotase, producing the protein MDNSQSDGIVQSGPGGLPFVTLIAADGARAAVCLHGAHVTSWVPAGEDGDRLFLSSRSEFREGTAIRGGVPISFPQFATQGPLPKHGFARLTTWALVSADRGGAEAVAVFRLTDSAETQAIWPHAFVAELTVRVAGAAISMEFAVTNTGSDPFSFTAALHTYLRVEDVREAAVVGLQGTRYRDKAAGETEPEDRERELRIEGEVDRVYLNAPRTVELQEGGRTLEVASTGFADVVVWNPGAEAAAKLADMEPDGHLRMLCIEAAAAGSPVYVAPGERWTGSQSLTAR
- a CDS encoding class I SAM-dependent methyltransferase — its product is MTIVAAGTPPSATLRAALGDIDIYLFDQLLKGAFDSARTVLDAGCGAGRNLVPFLRGGFEVFGIDQDPFIVGRVRLLAAELAPRLPEENFQAAPVDALPYEDERMDAVISSAVLHFARDEQHFDAMLHEMWRVLRPDGLFFARLATSIGLELRLPSSSPGRYRLPDGSERFLMNEAGLLARTESLGATLAEPIKTTNVQNLRAMTTWCLRKRS